Proteins encoded within one genomic window of Streptomyces sp. NBC_00523:
- the pdxR gene encoding MocR-like pyridoxine biosynthesis transcription factor PdxR produces MTASGTNSPSGGGGPDRASVSAAWELLLPVASAPARGRGRALQSALREAVRSGRLAPGTRLPSSRELAADLGVSRGLVTEAYEQLTAESYLRSGRGAGTWVSGSARAAAGGARDLAPRALGVRVDFRPGTPDLSLFPRSAWAAAHRSVLGRLPHGALGYPDPRGLPELRVALAALLTRRRGVVADPERLLVCSGVAQATTLLGFVLHGRGVRTVGVEDPGSPEHTALFASAGVATSMVPLDEEGLALEPLKRSGVRAVVTTPAHQFPTGVAYSAARRSRLLEWARETDGLLIEDDYDGDFRYDRAPVGALQGLDPERVAYTGSVSKSLAPGLRLGWLIAPASMTAELVERKRMMDLGNPSLEQAVLADFVTRGGYDRQLRRCQRAYRERRDVLTRALAEHIPGTEVSGVAAGLHAIARLPGRRGPEEEFAERAAAAGVAVRLLREYGTERPEDDCVRLVLGYAHLAPADIVRGVRALAGLVQ; encoded by the coding sequence ATGACAGCTTCGGGGACCAATTCGCCTTCCGGTGGCGGCGGTCCGGACCGCGCATCCGTCTCGGCGGCCTGGGAGTTGCTGCTTCCGGTGGCGTCGGCTCCGGCGCGTGGGCGTGGCCGGGCGCTTCAGTCGGCGCTGCGGGAGGCGGTCCGCTCCGGCCGTCTGGCGCCGGGGACGCGGCTGCCGTCCAGCCGTGAGCTGGCCGCCGATCTGGGCGTTTCGCGCGGCCTGGTGACCGAGGCGTACGAGCAGCTGACGGCGGAGAGCTATCTGCGCAGCGGGCGCGGTGCGGGGACGTGGGTGAGCGGCTCGGCGCGGGCGGCGGCGGGCGGTGCGCGGGACCTGGCGCCGCGCGCCCTGGGGGTGCGGGTGGACTTCCGGCCCGGGACGCCCGATCTGTCCCTCTTCCCGCGCAGTGCCTGGGCCGCCGCCCATCGCTCGGTGCTCGGGCGGCTGCCGCACGGGGCGCTCGGCTATCCGGATCCGCGCGGTCTGCCGGAACTGCGCGTGGCCCTGGCCGCGCTGCTGACGCGGCGGCGCGGGGTGGTGGCCGATCCGGAACGGCTCCTGGTGTGTTCGGGGGTCGCGCAGGCGACGACGCTGCTCGGGTTCGTCCTGCACGGGCGCGGGGTGCGCACGGTCGGTGTGGAGGATCCGGGAAGCCCGGAGCACACGGCACTCTTCGCCTCCGCCGGGGTGGCGACCTCGATGGTTCCGCTGGACGAGGAGGGCCTGGCGCTGGAGCCGCTGAAACGATCCGGGGTGCGGGCCGTGGTGACGACTCCGGCCCACCAGTTCCCGACCGGAGTGGCGTACTCCGCGGCCCGTCGCAGCCGGCTCCTGGAGTGGGCGCGGGAGACGGACGGGCTCCTGATCGAGGACGACTACGACGGTGACTTCCGGTACGACCGCGCCCCGGTCGGCGCCCTCCAGGGCCTCGATCCGGAACGCGTCGCCTACACCGGTTCGGTGAGCAAGTCACTGGCTCCCGGGCTGCGTCTGGGCTGGCTCATCGCGCCCGCTTCGATGACCGCCGAGCTCGTGGAGCGGAAGCGGATGATGGACCTCGGCAACCCGTCCCTGGAACAGGCGGTGCTCGCCGACTTCGTGACCCGCGGGGGCTACGACCGCCAGCTGAGGCGCTGTCAGCGCGCGTACCGGGAGCGCCGGGACGTGCTCACGCGGGCCCTGGCCGAGCACATCCCGGGCACGGAGGTGAGCGGGGTCGCGGCGGGACTGCACGCCATCGCACGGCTCCCCGGACGCCGGGGCCCGGAGGAGGAGTTCGCGGAGCGCGCGGCGGCCGCCGGGGTGGCCGTGCGGCTGCTGCGCGAGTACGGGACGGAGCGGCCGGAGGACGACTGCGTACGCCTCGTTCTCGGTTACGCCCATCTGGCACCGGCCGACATCGTGCGCGGGGTGAGGGCGCTGGCCGGTCTTGTTCAATAG
- a CDS encoding GntR family transcriptional regulator: protein MGTTQLETVQEPKYWHLKTVLSEALDSDFAVGEILPNERELAARFGVARATLRQALEQLELEGRLHRRRGVGTTVAPPRVGVAVSTARNDWTDGGADTAWQPVDCESAPAPAAVAATLNAGAEEPVHIVRRIRTSHGQVVAAELLYVPSSSVPELSGIAAPSGAARARNVVRELHRLGLDGQDRSVELGSARADDARELDRLPGAPVLVVTTRYLAAGGTAAVSVATYRADTCRLTFGDSGDLEISHPAQEERQAS, encoded by the coding sequence GTGGGGACCACGCAGCTGGAAACGGTGCAGGAGCCGAAGTACTGGCACCTCAAGACCGTGCTCAGTGAGGCACTCGACTCGGACTTTGCGGTGGGGGAGATCCTTCCCAACGAGCGCGAGCTCGCCGCCCGGTTCGGCGTCGCCCGGGCCACGCTCCGGCAGGCTCTGGAGCAGCTCGAACTCGAAGGCAGGCTGCACCGCCGCCGGGGCGTCGGGACCACGGTCGCCCCGCCCCGCGTCGGCGTGGCCGTCTCCACCGCCCGCAACGACTGGACCGACGGCGGGGCCGACACGGCCTGGCAGCCGGTGGACTGCGAGAGCGCTCCCGCCCCGGCCGCCGTCGCCGCCACGCTGAACGCCGGCGCCGAGGAGCCCGTGCACATCGTGCGCCGCATCCGCACGAGCCACGGCCAGGTGGTCGCCGCCGAGCTGCTCTACGTGCCGTCCTCCTCGGTGCCCGAGCTGTCCGGGATAGCCGCCCCGTCCGGCGCGGCCCGCGCCCGCAACGTCGTCCGCGAACTGCACCGGCTCGGCCTCGACGGCCAGGACCGCTCCGTCGAGCTGGGCTCCGCCCGCGCCGACGACGCCAGGGAGCTGGACCGGCTCCCCGGTGCCCCCGTCCTCGTGGTCACCACCCGCTACCTCGCCGCGGGCGGCACGGCGGCGGTCTCGGTCGCCACCTACCGGGCCGACACCTGCCGGCTCACCTTCGGCGACTCGGGCGACCTGGAGATCAGCCACCCGGCCCAGGAGGAGCGCCAGGCGTCCTGA
- a CDS encoding DMT family transporter: MNATSLRGALLAAFACVLVGASFTANSVLGDYPYAGGQALRYGLAALLLLPLIHRPGEPRPAATLRLLTGRQWGRLALLAAVGMVGFNLAVLAAERSAEPAVPGVFVGCAPILVAVLVPLLEGRRPARPVLYAAALVAAGAFTVQGWGRTDLSGLLCSVGALAGEVGFAVIAVPVLRPLGPKLLSATVCAIAAAESAVLGLVLDGGGFLRVPTGAEALALIWQAAVVTVIGFVCWYMGMQRIGAERATLFSGLIPVSAALTAPLVGTGSYGLAQAAGSCLVGLGVAIGSGVLGRRAATVPQVEAPAPKADTGPRAVRRSANVL, encoded by the coding sequence ATGAACGCGACCTCCCTGCGCGGCGCCCTGCTCGCCGCCTTCGCCTGCGTCCTCGTCGGCGCCTCCTTCACCGCCAACAGCGTCCTCGGCGACTACCCCTACGCGGGCGGCCAGGCGCTCCGCTACGGCCTCGCGGCGCTCCTCCTGCTGCCCCTCATCCACCGCCCCGGCGAACCCCGCCCCGCCGCCACGCTGCGCCTGCTCACCGGGCGCCAGTGGGGGCGGCTCGCCCTGCTCGCCGCCGTCGGCATGGTCGGCTTCAACCTCGCGGTCCTGGCCGCCGAACGCTCCGCGGAACCCGCAGTTCCGGGCGTCTTCGTCGGCTGCGCCCCGATCCTCGTCGCCGTCCTCGTCCCCCTGCTGGAAGGGCGCAGGCCCGCACGGCCCGTGCTGTACGCGGCGGCGCTGGTGGCCGCCGGAGCGTTCACGGTCCAGGGCTGGGGGCGCACCGACCTGAGCGGCCTCCTGTGCTCCGTCGGCGCGCTGGCCGGCGAGGTGGGCTTCGCCGTGATCGCGGTACCGGTGCTGCGCCCGCTGGGTCCGAAGCTGCTGTCCGCGACCGTGTGCGCGATCGCGGCGGCCGAGTCGGCGGTCCTGGGCCTGGTGCTCGACGGCGGCGGCTTCCTGCGCGTGCCGACCGGGGCCGAGGCGCTGGCCCTGATCTGGCAGGCGGCCGTGGTGACGGTCATCGGATTCGTCTGCTGGTACATGGGCATGCAGCGCATCGGCGCCGAGCGCGCCACCCTGTTCTCCGGCCTCATCCCCGTCTCCGCCGCGCTCACCGCCCCGCTCGTCGGCACCGGTTCGTACGGTCTCGCCCAGGCCGCCGGATCCTGCCTCGTCGGCCTGGGGGTGGCGATCGGCTCGGGCGTGCTGGGGAGGCGCGCCGCTACGGTCCCGCAGGTGGAAGCCCCAGCTCCGAAGGCGGACACCGGGCCGCGCGCGGTGCGCCGGTCCGCGAACGTCCTGTGA